From a region of the Etheostoma cragini isolate CJK2018 chromosome 20, CSU_Ecrag_1.0, whole genome shotgun sequence genome:
- the LOC117936010 gene encoding uncharacterized protein LOC117936010: protein MGSGTSRGKKVAPACVSEVNVTKTTGGVTSPEQDSRPLKPLKIHAILRNTRNRAQLDCHSEGHDSDFSRDDDDIDGEMDTVLSDYEERGRVSLKTNPPKKTIVRSKTYGLCYFSQEDEDFSSAPLSRGEEPRGSHGGSRDVNKMSSDAFTHNKKQSQHSSSSQGFLTRGALLEAAPTSEKQSTFGSCQSSSLTMPVTMYDGSEEELMDTIEKEFS from the exons ATGGGCAGCGGGACAAGCCGAGGGAAGAAAGTTGCACCTGCGTGTGTCAGCGAAGTGAACGTGACCAAAACAACTGGCGGTGTCACTTCACCCGAACAGGACAGCCGTCCATTAAAGCCTCTTAAAATCCATGCAATTTTGCGCAACACGCGCAACCGTGCGCAACTGGACTGCCACAGCGAGGGGCACGACTCTGACTTTTCTCGGGACGACGATGACATTGATGGAGAGATGGACACAGTTCTTTCGGATTACGAGGAGCGAGGGCGAGTTTCCCTGAAGACAAACCCTCCCAAGAAGACGATCGTCAGATCCAAAACATATGGACTGTGCTATTTTAGTCAAGAGGATGAGGACTTCAGCTCAGCTCCCCTGTCCCGAGGCGAGGAGCCACGTGGCTCACACGGTGGCTCAAGAGATGTAAACAAGATGAGCAGTGATGCtttcacacacaataaaaaacagagtCAGCACAGt TCCTCCTCTCAGGGCTTTTTGACAAGAGGGGCTTTGTTGGAAGCTGCTCCCACATCAGAAAAACAATC GACTTTTGGAAGCTGCCAAAGCTCCTCTCTCACCATGCCAGTCACCATGTATGATGGATCAGAAGAAGAGCTGATGGACACTATTGAGAAAGAGTTTAGTTGA